The Agreia sp. COWG nucleotide sequence CCTCGAGAACAAGGGTCTCGAGTACGAGATCTTCGATGTCTCGGTCGACGAGAAGGCGCTCGCCGCCGTCAAGGAACTGGGCTACCTGCAGGCTCCCGTCGTCATCACCGACAACGACCACTGGTCGGGATTCCGCCCCGACAAGATCGACGAGCTGGCGCGCCTCGCCGGCTGAGAGAACCGTGTCTCTCGCGGGCACCGTCGACACGATCCCGACCCTGTCGAACCTGGTCTACTTCTCGTCGGTCTCCGGCAACACCCATCGCTTTGTTGAGAAGCTCGGGATGCCGGCGGATCGCATCCCGTTGCACAAGTGGCAACCGAGACTCATGGCCACCGAACCGTATGTCCTCGTGCTGCCCACCTATGGTGGGGGCACCGAGGGCGGTGCGGTACCCAAGCAGGTGATCTCGTTCCTCAACGACGAGCACAACAGATCCCTCATCCGCGGCGTCATCTCCGCGGGCAATACGAACTTCGGGGAAGCCTTCTGCAAGGCGGGGGACATCGTCTCTCGTAAGTGCCAGGTTCCCCACCTCTACAAATTCGAAGTATTCGGCACCACGGACGACGTCACAGCCGTCCACAATGGATTGGAAGCATTTTGGACGTCCCTACCGCAGCAGTAGACGAGCACCGCATCGAGACCCCCGGTCGCGTGCAGATGGACTACCACTCGCTCAACGCCATGCTCAACCTGTACGGCCCGAACGGCGAGATCCAGTTCGACAAAGACAAAGAGGCTGCGCGGGAGTATTTTCTGCAGCACGTCAACCAGAACACCGTCTTCTTCCACTCGCTTCGTGAGCGCCTCGACTACCTCGTCGAGAAGGAGTACTACGAGGCCGCGACCATCGAGCAGTACTCGTTCGAGTTCATCACCAGGCTCAACGACCTGGCCTACTCGAAGAAGTTCCGCTTCGACACCTTCCTCGGCGCCTTCAAGTACTACACGTCGTACACGCTGAAGACGTTCGACGGAAAGCGTTACCTCGAGCGCTTCGAGGACCGCGTCGTGATGACGGCCCTCGGCCTCGGCGGCGGCGACGAGCAGCTCGCCACCAACCTCGTCAACGAGATCATCGGTGGCCGCTTCCAGCCGGCCACCCCCACGTTCCTCAACACGGGCAAGGCCCAGCGCGGCGAGCTCGTGTCGTGCTTCCTGCTGCGCATCGAAGACAACATGGAGTCCATCTCCCGCGGCATCAACTCCAGCCTGCAGCTGTCGAAGCGCGGCGGCGGCGTCGCCCTGCTGCTGTCGAACATCCGCGAGGCCGGAGCCCCGATCAAGCAGATCGAGAACCAGTCGTCCGGCATCATCCCCGTGATGAAGCTGCTCGAAGACTCCTTCAGCTACGCCAACCAGCTCGGTGCCCGGCAGGGCGCCGGCGCCGTGTACCTGCACGCGCACCACCCCGACATCATGCGCTTCCTCGACACCAAGCGCGAGAACGCCGACGAGAAGATCCGCATCAAGACGCTGTCGCTCGGCGTCGTCGTGCCCGACATCACGTTCGAGCTCGCGAAGAAAGACGAGGACATGTACCTGTTCTCGCCCTACGACGTGGAGCGCGTCTACGGCGTGCCATTCGGCGACATCTCCGTGAGCGAGAAGTACCACGAGATGGTCGACGACGCCCGCATCACGAAGACCAAGATCAAGGCCCGCGACTTCTTCCAGACGATCGCCGAGATCCAGTTCGAGTCGGGCTATCCGTACATCATGTTCGAAGACACCGTGAATGCGGCGAACCCCATCAAGGGCCGCATCAACATGTCGAACCTGTGCTCGGAGATCCTGCAGGTGAACACCCCGACCACCTACAACGAAGACCTCTCGTACAAGGAGATCGGCAAGGACATCAGCTGTAACCTCGGCTCGATGAACATCGCCCTCGCGATGGATGCGCCCGACTTCGGCCTCACGGTCGAGACGGCGATCCGCGGCCTCTCCGCCGTTTCCGACATGAGCCACATCACCTCGGTGCGCTCCATCGAAGACGGAAACGACAAGAGCCACGCCATCGGCCTCGGCCAGATGAACCTGCACGGCTACCTGGCCCGTGAGCGCATCTTCTACGGCTCCGACGAGGGCATCGACTTCACGAACATCTACTTCTACACGGTGCTGTTCCACGCGCTGCGGGCGTCCAACGCCATCGCTATCGAGCGCGGCGTGAAGTTCGAGGGCTTCGAGGATTCGACCTACGCATCCGGCGCATTCTTCGACAAGTACACCGACGCCGAGTGGGGGCCCGCCACCGAACGGGTGCGCGAGCTGTTCGACACGGCCGGGGTGCACATCCCGACCCAGGCCGACTGGGACCAGCTGAAGGCCTCCGTCATGGAGCACGGCATCTACAACCAGAACCTGCAGGCCGTGCCGCCCACCGGCTCGATCTCGTACATCAACAACTCCACCGCGTCGATCCACCCGATCGCGGCGAAGATCGAGATCCGCAAAGAGGGCAAGCTGGGCCGCGTCTACTTCCCGGCCCCGTTCATGACCAACGACAACCTGGAGTACTACCAGGACTCGTACGAGATCGGCGCCGAGAAGATCATCGACACCTACGCCGCGGCGACGCAGCACGTCGACCAGGGACTCTCGCTCACGCTGTTCTTCAAGGACACCGCCAGCACCCGCGACATCAACAAGGCTCAGATCTACGCGTGGCGCAAGGGTATCAAGACGATCTACTACATCCGCCTCCGGCAGATGGCCCTCGAAGGCACCGAGATCGAAGGATGCGTGTCGTGCGCGCTCTAGAGGAACGCGAAGCGTTCCACTAGAGCGCGAAAGGCGGCAGCCCTCTATCCGGTAGCCCCGGAAACGTACCGCCTGCATCCGGAAGACCCGGAAACCCCAGCCGATAAGCATCATCTACGAAAGCCGCAATAGACCATGGTCGAGAAGCTCAAGCTCGTGTCGCACGTCAACGCGATCAACTGGAACAGAATCCAGGACGACAAAGACGTGGAGGTCTGGAACCGCCTCGTCAACAACTTCTGGCTGCCAGAGAAGATCCCGCTGTCGAACGACGTGCAGTCGTGGAACACGCTCACCCCGGCCGAGCAGCAGCTGACGATGCGCGTGTTCACCGGCCTGACGCTGCTCGACACCATCCAGGGCACCGTGGGCGCGGTCAGCCTGATTCCGGATGCGATCACCCCGCACGAGGAGGCCGTCTACACGAACATCGCGTTCATGGAGAGCGTGCACGCCAAGAGCTACTCCTCGATCTTCTCCACGTTGTCGAACACCAAAGACATCGACGAGGCGTTCCGCTGGTCCACCGAGAACGAGAACCTTCAGAAGAAGGCTCAGATCGTCATGGACTACTACACGGGCGACGACCCCCTGAAGCGCAAGGTCGCCTCGACGCTGCTCGAGTCGTTCCTCTTCTACTCGGGCTTCTACCTGCCCATGTACTGGTCGAGCCGCGCCAAGCTCACGAACACGGCAGACATGATCCGCCTCATCATTCGCGACGAGGCCGTGCACGGCTACTACATCGGCTACAAGTTCCAGCGCGGGCTGGAGACGGTCAGCCAGGAGCGCCGCGACGAGATCAAGGACTACACGTTCTCGCTCATGTATGAGCTCTACGAGAACGAGGTGCAGTACACGCAAGACCTGTACGACGAGGTCGGTCTCACCGAAGACGTGAAGAAGTTCCTTCACTACAACGCCAACAAGGCGCTCATGAACCTCGGCTACGAGGCCATGTTCCCAAAGACTGTCACCGACGTGAACCCGGCCATTCTGTCGGCCCTCTCGCCGAACGCCGACGAGAACCACGACTTCTTCTCGGGCTCCGGCTCCTCCTACGTGATCGGCAAGGCCGTGGTCACCGAAGACGAGGACTGGGACTTCTAGGCACGAGAGTTCATGAACCGGATGCCGGCGCTTTCGCGCCGGCATCCGGTTTTGTGCGTCTGGGCGGGGTGCGTCACTTTCCAGGGGCTTCGCGCAGCAGCGCCCGCGCCGCCATGCCGATGACGGCGCTGTAGGTGGGGTAGGCGAAGCGCACGCTGGCCAGGGTCGTGACGTCGACGCCGGATGCCATCGCCGTGGTCACGGACTGGATCACCTCGATCGCGTTCTCGCCCACGGCGTGCGCGCCGAGGATCAGCTCGCGCCGGTCGTCCGCGATGAGCTTGAGGAATCCGGTCTCGCGGTCATCGATGACGGCCCGATCGAGCTGGGAGAACGGCACGGTGGCGACGACGCACACCAGATTGCGCTCGCGCGCCTCATGCTCGGTCAGGCCGACGCCCGCGTAGTCGGGGTCGGTGAAGCCGCCGGCGGGAAGCAGGTGGTGCGGCGTGCGGCGGTTTGCGCCGAGCACCGCGTTCTCGGCCGCCGCCTCGCCCTCGAACTGGGCCGCCTGCACGAGCATGTCCCGCCCGTTCGCGTCGCCGACGGCGAAGATGTGCGGCACGACCGTGCGAAAGTAGGCGTCCGCAGGGATGGACGAACGCACGACCTCGACCCCGGCGTTCCCCAGGCCGAGGTCTTCGACATCGGCGGGCCATCCGGTCGCCATGATCACCGCGTCGACCTCTCGCGTCTGCGGCGTGCCCTTCTCCCGCCACGACAGCAGAATCGCGCCGTCGTCGGTGCGGGCGAGGCTGTCGACGCCCTCGATGCCCGTGCGCACGTCGATGCCCTGCGCGGTGAACGCGGACGACACGGCCTCGGAGATCGAGTGGTCGGATGGCATCAGCACCCGCGGGGCGAGGTCGAGCACGGTGACCTCGGAGCCGAAGGAACTGAACACGGTCACGAGCTGCGCCCCCGTGTTGCCGGCGCCGATCACGGCGACGCGACGAGGCAGGCTCGGCAGATCGAGCACGTGCTCGGGAACAGTGGCGAGCTCGTTGCCCGGGATGGGCAGCCGGCGCGAGTGCCCGCCGACGCAGACGAGGATCGACGATGCTGTGACGCGGCGGCCGCTGTCGAGAACGAGGGTGCGGTCGTCGACAAAGCGGGCGCGTCCCTCGTGCACGAGGTCGATGCCCGCCTCGGCGAACCTCTCGGCCTCGCGCTTGATCGAGCGCACCCGGTCGACGCGCTCCGCGACGCGCGCGACGGTCGACGCCCAGTCGATGGTCGGCGGCGCGACGTCGACACCGTAGACGTCGGCGTGCCGCGTCTCGCGGATGAGGCGGGCGGTCTTCGCGAGCACGCGGGTCGGCACGCAGCCGGTGTTCACGCAGGTGCCGCCGAGGCGACCGGCCTCGAGAACGACGACGCGGGCGCCGAGCTCCGCGGCCCGGAGGGCGGCGGCGGTTCCGGCTGGGCCGGCGCCGATCACGGCGACGTCGTAGTCATCCTGAAGCTGAGTCATGATGCGACGATAACCGCGCGGTGGCGGGATGGCCATGCCTTGCGCATCGAGTTACCCGAATCCGCCGCCTCCCTGCGAGATGAGGCTGCACATTCGGGCAACTCGGCGCGTGCGCACCCCGCACCGTCGTTGACGTACGGGGAATGGCCGCATCGACACGTGTGGAAGCGGCCATTCTGCGCAACTCAGTGTGCGGAGTATCCGCCGTCGACCAGGTGGTAGCTGCCCGAGATGAACGAGGCGGCGTCGCTCAGCAGGAACAGCGTGAGTGCTGCGACCTCTTTGTCGGTGCCGAGGCGGCGCGACGCGTGCTCTGCCTCGAGCGCGGCGAGGTCGTCGGAGGAGAGACTCGAACGAACGAGGGGTGTGTCGATGAAGCCGGGTCCCACGGCGTTGGTGCGCACGTTCTGCGCCGTGTATTCGAGCGCGGCCACCTTCGTGAGTCCGATCAGGGCGTGCTTGCTGGTGACATAGGCCGCATTCTTGGCGATGCCGACTGAGCCGAGCACGGACGCCATGTTCACGACGGCGCCGCCCCCGGCCTTCACCATGGCGGGCAGCTGGAACTTCAGGCCGTAGAACACTCCGTCGAGGTCGACCGCGCGCACCCTGTCCCAGGCGGCGATGTCGTAGTCGCCGATCGTCTGGGGTGCCGCGCCGATACCCGCGTTGTTCACCGCGAGGTGCAGGGCCCCGTAGGTGCTCTCGGCGAACGCGACGGCCGCCTCCGAGTCCTGCCACTTGGCGGTGTTCTGGGTGAACGCGGCGGCGGTGCCGCCCGCGGAGGTGATCTGGTCGACGACGGCCTGTGCGGCGTCGAGGTTGATGTCGGTGACCACCACCGAGGCGCCCTCCTCGGCCAGCTCGCGCGAGATCTCCGCTCCGATCCCGCTGCCACCGCCGGTGACGATCGCTACCCTGTTGTCGAATCTGGCCATGAGCCCACTCCTTAGTCTGACAATCGATGGTGATGTGCATCTCAATTAAACAACGTTTGTCGGATAAAGGATCTGTCAATCCGTGAGACGCGGCAGTTTCGTAATTGGGGAGGCGAGCGTAGACTCTCACAGTCGTCCGCACCCGGGCTTCGTTCGTGCGAGCGACTCGCGCGGCTGGTTTTGAGCTTGAAAGGCCCGTTCGTGGCTGATACCTCGCGGGGCGACAACGCCCCCATCGCATCCGATACCCCCACCTCTTCCGCCCCTCCGGTGATCTCACGCACCGCCTGGCAGGCACTCATCGTGCTGCTGGCCGGCATGTTCATGGCCCTGCTCGACACGACGATCGTGAACGTGGCGCTGCCCACCATCCGCACCACGCTCGACGCCAGCGAGGGGACCCTGTCGTGGATCATCTCCGGCTACGCGTTGGCGTTCGGCCTCGCCCTGATTCCCGCCGGTCGCGTCGGCGACCGCATCGGGCACAAGTGGGTCTTCTTCACCGGCCTGGCGCTCTTCACGGTGGCGAGCTTCTTCTGTGGGCTCGCCCAGAACGACGTGCAGCTCGTGGTGGCCCGCGTGGCCCAGGGGCTCGCCGGCGGCATGTTCGTGCCCGCCGTCACGGCGTTCATCCAGCTGCTGTTCCCCGGTCGGGTGCGCGGCAAGGCCTTCGCCATCATGGGCGCCGTCATCGGCGTGTCGTCTGCCCTCGGTCCCATCGTCGGCGGCCTTCTGATCCAGGCCTTCGGTGACACCGATGGCTGGCGGCTGGTCTTCTTCGTGAACGTGCCCATCGGCATCGCGACTCTGATCGCGGCAGCCATCCTGTTGCCGAAGCAGTCGGCCGACGAGGCGAAGCATGCCGACAAG carries:
- the nrdF gene encoding class 1b ribonucleoside-diphosphate reductase subunit beta translates to MVEKLKLVSHVNAINWNRIQDDKDVEVWNRLVNNFWLPEKIPLSNDVQSWNTLTPAEQQLTMRVFTGLTLLDTIQGTVGAVSLIPDAITPHEEAVYTNIAFMESVHAKSYSSIFSTLSNTKDIDEAFRWSTENENLQKKAQIVMDYYTGDDPLKRKVASTLLESFLFYSGFYLPMYWSSRAKLTNTADMIRLIIRDEAVHGYYIGYKFQRGLETVSQERRDEIKDYTFSLMYELYENEVQYTQDLYDEVGLTEDVKKFLHYNANKALMNLGYEAMFPKTVTDVNPAILSALSPNADENHDFFSGSGSSYVIGKAVVTEDEDWDF
- a CDS encoding NAD(P)/FAD-dependent oxidoreductase; translated protein: MTQLQDDYDVAVIGAGPAGTAAALRAAELGARVVVLEAGRLGGTCVNTGCVPTRVLAKTARLIRETRHADVYGVDVAPPTIDWASTVARVAERVDRVRSIKREAERFAEAGIDLVHEGRARFVDDRTLVLDSGRRVTASSILVCVGGHSRRLPIPGNELATVPEHVLDLPSLPRRVAVIGAGNTGAQLVTVFSSFGSEVTVLDLAPRVLMPSDHSISEAVSSAFTAQGIDVRTGIEGVDSLARTDDGAILLSWREKGTPQTREVDAVIMATGWPADVEDLGLGNAGVEVVRSSIPADAYFRTVVPHIFAVGDANGRDMLVQAAQFEGEAAAENAVLGANRRTPHHLLPAGGFTDPDYAGVGLTEHEARERNLVCVVATVPFSQLDRAVIDDRETGFLKLIADDRRELILGAHAVGENAIEVIQSVTTAMASGVDVTTLASVRFAYPTYSAVIGMAARALLREAPGK
- the nrdH gene encoding glutaredoxin-like protein NrdH, whose protein sequence is MAITVYTKPSCVQCTATYRALENKGLEYEIFDVSVDEKALAAVKELGYLQAPVVITDNDHWSGFRPDKIDELARLAG
- the nrdI gene encoding class Ib ribonucleoside-diphosphate reductase assembly flavoprotein NrdI; amino-acid sequence: MSNLVYFSSVSGNTHRFVEKLGMPADRIPLHKWQPRLMATEPYVLVLPTYGGGTEGGAVPKQVISFLNDEHNRSLIRGVISAGNTNFGEAFCKAGDIVSRKCQVPHLYKFEVFGTTDDVTAVHNGLEAFWTSLPQQ
- a CDS encoding SDR family NAD(P)-dependent oxidoreductase, which translates into the protein MARFDNRVAIVTGGGSGIGAEISRELAEEGASVVVTDINLDAAQAVVDQITSAGGTAAAFTQNTAKWQDSEAAVAFAESTYGALHLAVNNAGIGAAPQTIGDYDIAAWDRVRAVDLDGVFYGLKFQLPAMVKAGGGAVVNMASVLGSVGIAKNAAYVTSKHALIGLTKVAALEYTAQNVRTNAVGPGFIDTPLVRSSLSSDDLAALEAEHASRRLGTDKEVAALTLFLLSDAASFISGSYHLVDGGYSAH
- the nrdE gene encoding class 1b ribonucleoside-diphosphate reductase subunit alpha, which gives rise to MDYHSLNAMLNLYGPNGEIQFDKDKEAAREYFLQHVNQNTVFFHSLRERLDYLVEKEYYEAATIEQYSFEFITRLNDLAYSKKFRFDTFLGAFKYYTSYTLKTFDGKRYLERFEDRVVMTALGLGGGDEQLATNLVNEIIGGRFQPATPTFLNTGKAQRGELVSCFLLRIEDNMESISRGINSSLQLSKRGGGVALLLSNIREAGAPIKQIENQSSGIIPVMKLLEDSFSYANQLGARQGAGAVYLHAHHPDIMRFLDTKRENADEKIRIKTLSLGVVVPDITFELAKKDEDMYLFSPYDVERVYGVPFGDISVSEKYHEMVDDARITKTKIKARDFFQTIAEIQFESGYPYIMFEDTVNAANPIKGRINMSNLCSEILQVNTPTTYNEDLSYKEIGKDISCNLGSMNIALAMDAPDFGLTVETAIRGLSAVSDMSHITSVRSIEDGNDKSHAIGLGQMNLHGYLARERIFYGSDEGIDFTNIYFYTVLFHALRASNAIAIERGVKFEGFEDSTYASGAFFDKYTDAEWGPATERVRELFDTAGVHIPTQADWDQLKASVMEHGIYNQNLQAVPPTGSISYINNSTASIHPIAAKIEIRKEGKLGRVYFPAPFMTNDNLEYYQDSYEIGAEKIIDTYAAATQHVDQGLSLTLFFKDTASTRDINKAQIYAWRKGIKTIYYIRLRQMALEGTEIEGCVSCAL